One genomic window of Paraburkholderia acidiphila includes the following:
- a CDS encoding ArsC family reductase: MAKSAKTVVYGIPNCDTVKKARVWLEEHGVEFEFHDFKKAGVSNALVQDWLKDVSLDQLINKRGTTWRGLSEVHKAEADTTAGAIALMIHKPSIIKRPVVVVNGRVKTLGFSADQYAELFA, translated from the coding sequence ATGGCGAAGTCCGCCAAGACCGTTGTCTACGGCATTCCGAACTGCGACACCGTGAAGAAGGCCCGCGTATGGCTCGAAGAGCACGGCGTCGAGTTCGAGTTTCACGACTTCAAGAAGGCGGGCGTCTCGAATGCGCTCGTCCAGGACTGGCTCAAGGACGTGTCGCTCGATCAGCTCATCAACAAGCGCGGCACGACGTGGCGCGGCCTTTCGGAAGTGCACAAGGCCGAAGCGGACACGACCGCCGGCGCGATTGCGCTGATGATCCACAAGCCGTCGATCATCAAGCGGCCCGTCGTCGTGGTGAACGGCCGCGTGAAGACGCTCGGCTTTTCCGCCGACCAGTATGCGGAGCTGTTCGCCTGA
- a CDS encoding DMT family transporter, with protein MSQSTSLRAAWPTLAIMIGASVWGFVWYPLRMLAAAGLTGTASSAATSAAGCLFVLVLRWRSLATVRWHWVLPMLGLAAGVTNVGFVWGAIHGEVMRVLLLFYLTPAWTAIFAHFILHERLNWAGGALAALSLVGAVLMLWSPKLGVPLPANAAEWAGLIGGMGFAMSNVLVVKTSRVLPHMKPEMRTAVIFAGAALFGALTSCFEPMSAAPAGEHLARVVLLVLALGIVLGTNNMLVQYGLARVPANRASIIMLFEIVVTALTSWLFAGETPGPREWAGGACIVLASLLSSWLHRAQDARKRGAHVSADASVMTHADASRTDDADGADGNGPGNDDGNGPGNDDGNGGGNGDGNAGTGSGPGPSRARNGARAMV; from the coding sequence ATGAGCCAGAGCACCAGCTTGCGCGCCGCATGGCCGACACTCGCCATCATGATTGGCGCGTCCGTCTGGGGTTTTGTCTGGTATCCGCTGCGCATGCTGGCGGCGGCCGGGCTCACCGGCACGGCCTCCAGCGCCGCGACGAGCGCAGCCGGCTGCCTCTTCGTGCTGGTGCTGCGCTGGCGCTCGCTCGCGACCGTGCGCTGGCACTGGGTCCTGCCGATGCTCGGGCTTGCCGCGGGCGTGACCAACGTGGGTTTCGTATGGGGTGCGATCCACGGCGAAGTGATGCGCGTGCTGCTGCTGTTTTATCTGACCCCGGCGTGGACGGCGATCTTCGCGCACTTCATTCTTCACGAACGCCTGAATTGGGCGGGCGGCGCGCTCGCGGCGCTTTCGCTCGTGGGTGCGGTACTGATGCTCTGGTCGCCAAAGCTCGGCGTGCCGCTGCCTGCCAACGCCGCCGAATGGGCGGGTCTGATCGGCGGCATGGGTTTCGCGATGAGCAACGTGCTCGTCGTGAAGACGAGCCGCGTGCTTCCGCACATGAAGCCGGAGATGCGCACCGCTGTGATCTTCGCGGGCGCGGCACTGTTCGGCGCGCTGACCTCCTGCTTCGAGCCGATGTCGGCTGCCCCGGCGGGCGAGCATCTCGCGCGCGTGGTGCTACTGGTGCTCGCGCTCGGTATTGTGCTCGGCACCAACAACATGCTGGTTCAGTACGGGCTTGCTCGCGTGCCTGCCAACCGCGCGTCGATCATCATGCTGTTCGAGATCGTCGTGACGGCGCTCACGTCGTGGCTCTTCGCCGGCGAGACGCCGGGCCCGCGCGAATGGGCGGGCGGCGCGTGTATCGTGCTCGCTTCCCTGCTGTCGAGCTGGCTGCACCGCGCACAGGACGCGCGCAAGCGCGGCGCACACGTGAGCGCCGACGCCAGCGTCATGACCCACGCCGACGCCAGCCGCACCGATGACGCGGACGGCGCCGACGGCAACGGCCCCGGCAACGACGATGGCAACGGCCCCGGCAACGACGATGGCAACGGCGGCGGCAACGGCGATGGCAACGCAGGTACCGGCTCGGGTCCAGGGCCTTCCCGCGCGCGGAATGGCGCGCGTGCGATGGTATGA
- the dapE gene encoding succinyl-diaminopimelate desuccinylase yields the protein MSATLALTEALIARASVTPDDQHCQRIMTERLGALGFACETIESNGVTNLWAVKRGTSGAQGPLLAFAGHTDVVPTGPIEQWSSPPFQPSHRDGVLYGRGAADMKTSLAAFVVASEEFVAAHPQHRGAIAFLITSDEEGPATDGTVKVVEALQARGEKMDYCIVGEPTSTNTLGDCVKNGRRGSMSGKLVVKGVQGHIAYPHLAKNPVHLLAPALAELVAEKWDDGNEYFPPTTWQVSNMHSGTGASNVIPGHADVMFNFRFSTASTVEGLQKRVHAILDKHGLEYDLHWSVSGLPFLTPRGALSNALEKAIHDETGVTTELSTTGGTSDGRFIARMCEQVVEFGPPNASIHKIDEHIEVKFIDPLKNVYRRVLEQLIA from the coding sequence ATGTCCGCCACCCTCGCCCTTACCGAAGCCCTGATCGCGCGCGCGTCCGTCACGCCCGACGACCAGCACTGCCAGCGCATCATGACCGAACGCCTTGGCGCGCTCGGCTTCGCGTGCGAAACGATCGAATCCAACGGCGTGACGAACCTGTGGGCCGTCAAGCGCGGCACCTCGGGCGCGCAAGGCCCACTGCTCGCCTTCGCGGGCCACACCGACGTCGTGCCGACCGGCCCCATCGAACAATGGAGCTCGCCGCCGTTCCAGCCCTCGCACCGCGACGGCGTGCTCTACGGCCGCGGCGCCGCCGACATGAAGACCTCGCTCGCCGCCTTCGTGGTCGCAAGCGAAGAGTTCGTGGCAGCGCATCCGCAGCATCGTGGCGCCATCGCGTTCCTCATCACGAGCGACGAGGAAGGCCCGGCCACCGACGGCACCGTGAAGGTCGTCGAGGCGCTGCAGGCGCGCGGCGAGAAGATGGACTACTGCATCGTCGGTGAACCGACCTCGACCAACACGCTCGGCGACTGCGTGAAGAACGGCCGCCGCGGCTCGATGTCAGGCAAGCTCGTCGTCAAGGGTGTGCAGGGGCATATCGCGTATCCGCATCTCGCGAAGAACCCGGTACACCTGTTGGCCCCGGCGCTTGCCGAACTCGTCGCCGAAAAGTGGGATGACGGCAACGAATACTTCCCGCCCACCACGTGGCAGGTGTCGAACATGCACAGCGGCACGGGCGCGAGCAACGTGATCCCGGGCCACGCCGACGTGATGTTCAACTTCCGCTTCTCGACCGCCAGCACCGTGGAAGGCCTGCAAAAGCGCGTGCACGCGATCCTCGACAAGCACGGCCTCGAATACGACCTGCACTGGAGCGTGAGCGGCCTGCCCTTCCTCACGCCGCGCGGCGCGCTCTCGAACGCGCTCGAAAAAGCGATCCACGACGAAACCGGCGTCACTACCGAACTCTCGACCACGGGCGGCACGTCCGATGGCCGCTTCATCGCGCGCATGTGCGAGCAGGTGGTTGAGTTCGGGCCGCCCAACGCCAGCATCCACAAGATCGATGAGCATATTGAAGTGAAATTCATCGATCCGCTCAAGAACGTCTATCGCCGCGTGCTCGAACAGCTGATCGCCTGA
- the dapD gene encoding 2,3,4,5-tetrahydropyridine-2,6-dicarboxylate N-succinyltransferase yields MSQQLQQIIDTAWENRADFSPKSAPNDVREAVAHVIAELDKGALRCAEKKDGDWVVNQWVKKAVLLSFRLEDNAPMPAGGYSQFYDKVPSKFANYTAEDFAAGGFRVVPPAIARRGSFIAKNVVLMPSYTNIGAYVDEGTMVDTWATVGSCAQIGKNVHLSGGVGIGGVLEPLQANPVIIEDNCFIGARSEVVEGVIVEENSVISMGVYLGQSTKIYDRETGEVSYGRIPAGSVVVAGNLPSKDGSHSLYCAVIVKKVDAKTRAKVGLNELLRGD; encoded by the coding sequence ATGTCGCAACAACTTCAGCAGATCATCGACACCGCCTGGGAAAACCGCGCCGACTTTTCGCCCAAGTCAGCCCCGAACGACGTGCGCGAAGCCGTCGCCCACGTCATCGCCGAGCTGGACAAAGGCGCGCTGCGCTGCGCCGAGAAGAAGGACGGCGACTGGGTCGTCAATCAGTGGGTGAAGAAGGCCGTGCTGCTGTCGTTCCGCCTGGAAGACAACGCGCCGATGCCCGCGGGCGGCTACAGCCAGTTCTACGACAAGGTGCCCTCGAAGTTCGCCAACTACACGGCTGAAGACTTCGCCGCAGGCGGCTTCCGCGTCGTGCCGCCGGCCATCGCGCGCCGCGGTTCGTTCATCGCGAAGAACGTCGTGCTGATGCCGTCGTACACGAACATCGGCGCGTATGTCGATGAAGGCACGATGGTCGACACGTGGGCCACCGTCGGTTCGTGCGCGCAGATCGGCAAGAACGTGCACCTCTCGGGCGGCGTGGGCATCGGCGGCGTGCTCGAGCCGCTGCAGGCGAACCCCGTCATCATCGAAGACAACTGCTTCATCGGCGCGCGCTCGGAAGTCGTGGAAGGCGTGATCGTCGAAGAGAACTCGGTCATCTCGATGGGCGTGTACCTCGGCCAGTCGACCAAGATTTACGACCGCGAAACCGGCGAAGTCTCGTATGGCCGCATTCCGGCGGGCTCGGTCGTGGTCGCGGGCAACCTGCCCTCGAAGGACGGCTCGCATAGCCTCTACTGCGCCGTGATCGTCAAGAAGGTCGACGCGAAGACGCGCGCCAAGGTCGGCCTGAACGAGCTGTTGCGAGGCGACTGA
- the dapC gene encoding succinyldiaminopimelate transaminase: MNPLLDTLQSYPFEKLRVLFKDVTPNAGLRHISFGIGEPKHPTPALIRDAIVASLDGLSSYPATAGTPALRESIANWVKARYGLPAIDANTEILPVSGSREALFALAQAVIDPTAGVKDPAKRAIVLCPNPFYQIYEGAALLGGGEPYFVNSDPARNFACDYSQVPEEVWARTQLLYVCSPGNPTGAVITLDDWRELFALSDRYGFVIASDECYSEIYFDEANPPLGGLEAAHKLGRGFERLVMLSSLSKRSNAPGMRSGFVAGDAAILKQFLLYRTYHGSAMSPVWQSASIAAWGDEAHVRENRAKYLKKFSTVTPMLSDVLDVKLPDAAFYLWANVARTGLTDTAFAQRLYADYNVTVLPGSFLAREAHGTNPGKDFVRMALVADVEECIEGAQRIVEFCRSLKP, encoded by the coding sequence GTGAATCCGCTACTCGACACCCTTCAGTCCTATCCCTTCGAAAAGCTGCGCGTACTCTTCAAGGACGTCACGCCGAACGCCGGCCTGCGCCATATCAGCTTCGGGATCGGCGAGCCGAAACACCCTACGCCTGCGCTGATCCGCGACGCCATCGTGGCGTCGCTCGACGGCCTCTCGTCGTACCCGGCCACGGCGGGCACCCCCGCGCTGCGCGAGTCGATTGCGAACTGGGTGAAGGCGCGCTACGGATTGCCTGCGATCGACGCGAACACGGAAATCCTGCCCGTCTCGGGCTCGCGCGAGGCGCTGTTCGCACTGGCGCAGGCCGTGATCGACCCGACGGCCGGCGTGAAAGACCCGGCAAAGCGGGCGATCGTACTCTGCCCGAACCCTTTCTACCAGATCTACGAAGGCGCAGCGCTGCTGGGCGGCGGCGAGCCGTACTTCGTGAATAGCGATCCGGCCCGCAACTTCGCCTGCGATTATTCGCAGGTTCCCGAAGAAGTCTGGGCGCGCACGCAGCTGCTGTACGTATGCTCGCCGGGCAATCCCACGGGCGCCGTGATCACGCTCGACGACTGGCGCGAGCTGTTCGCGCTCTCTGACCGCTACGGCTTCGTGATCGCCTCGGACGAGTGCTACTCGGAAATCTATTTCGACGAAGCGAATCCGCCGCTCGGCGGTCTCGAAGCGGCGCACAAGCTGGGCCGCGGCTTCGAGCGCCTCGTCATGCTGTCGAGCCTTTCCAAGCGCTCGAATGCGCCGGGCATGCGCTCGGGCTTCGTGGCCGGGGACGCCGCCATCCTCAAGCAGTTCCTGCTGTACCGCACCTATCACGGCTCGGCCATGTCGCCGGTCTGGCAGTCCGCCAGCATCGCCGCGTGGGGCGACGAGGCGCACGTGCGCGAAAACCGCGCGAAATACCTGAAGAAGTTCTCGACCGTCACGCCCATGCTCTCCGACGTGCTCGACGTGAAATTGCCCGACGCCGCGTTCTATCTCTGGGCCAACGTCGCGCGCACCGGCCTCACGGACACCGCGTTCGCCCAGCGTCTCTACGCCGACTATAATGTGACGGTTCTGCCCGGCTCGTTCCTCGCGCGCGAGGCGCATGGCACGAATCCGGGTAAAGACTTCGTCCGCATGGCGCTCGTCGCCGACGTCGAGGAATGCATCGAGGGCGCGCAGCGCATCGTCGAGTTCTGCCGCTCGCTCAAACCGTAA
- the cls gene encoding cardiolipin synthase: MRFDWSHLGTLLAIIHLLGLIAACHAILNTRTSQGAIAWAVSLATMPYLTLVPYLFLGRSKFAGYADARRLRNETLRSRAHAPDWDKLVSAGEWPADELGVRVIRTFARLGGMPLVPGNAVRTLVNGEATFSAIFDAIERAQHYVIVQFFIVRADALGDMLKDVLLDCRKRGVRVFFLYDSIGSFDLPASYVHELQDGGVEVHPFSTKRHFVNRFQLNFRNHRKIVVVDGQHAFVGGHNVGIEYLGANARLSPWRDTHIELRGPAVANVQFAFTEDWYWATQQLPGCEPPTVVPRDGDDMYCLVLPTGPADRQETCSLFFVEAINAAKKRVWITTPYLVPDEAVFSALRLAALRGVDVRIMIPSRHDHYVVFEASMLYAFDAVRAGIRIFRYKPGFLHQKVVLIDDVAAAIGSANLDNRSFRLNFEIMVLTVHRGFAAEVEAMLLRDFEQTFEIDRSEYRDAPAWRKITMHLARLFAPIL; the protein is encoded by the coding sequence ATGCGATTCGACTGGTCACACCTCGGCACGCTGCTCGCGATCATCCATCTGCTTGGGCTGATCGCGGCGTGCCACGCCATTCTCAATACGCGCACCTCGCAGGGCGCGATTGCCTGGGCCGTCTCGCTCGCGACGATGCCCTACCTCACGCTCGTGCCGTATCTCTTTCTCGGCCGCAGCAAGTTCGCGGGCTATGCCGACGCGCGGCGCCTGCGCAACGAAACCTTGCGCTCGCGCGCCCACGCGCCCGACTGGGACAAGCTCGTATCCGCGGGCGAATGGCCGGCCGACGAACTGGGCGTGCGCGTGATCCGCACGTTCGCGCGCCTGGGCGGCATGCCGCTCGTGCCGGGCAATGCCGTGCGTACGCTCGTCAACGGCGAAGCCACCTTCTCCGCCATCTTCGATGCAATCGAACGCGCGCAGCACTATGTGATCGTGCAATTCTTCATCGTGCGCGCCGACGCACTCGGCGACATGCTCAAGGACGTGCTGCTCGACTGCAGGAAGCGCGGCGTGCGCGTGTTCTTCCTGTACGACAGCATCGGCTCGTTCGACCTGCCCGCCAGCTATGTGCACGAGTTGCAGGACGGTGGCGTGGAAGTGCACCCGTTCTCGACGAAGCGCCACTTCGTCAACCGCTTCCAGCTCAACTTCCGCAACCACCGCAAGATCGTCGTGGTGGACGGCCAACACGCGTTCGTGGGCGGCCACAACGTGGGCATCGAATATCTGGGCGCGAATGCGCGCCTCTCACCCTGGCGCGACACGCATATCGAGCTGCGCGGCCCGGCGGTCGCCAACGTGCAGTTCGCCTTCACCGAAGACTGGTACTGGGCCACCCAGCAGTTGCCCGGCTGCGAGCCGCCCACCGTCGTGCCGCGCGACGGCGACGACATGTACTGTCTCGTCTTGCCGACAGGGCCGGCCGACCGCCAGGAGACCTGCTCGCTCTTTTTCGTGGAGGCAATCAACGCCGCGAAGAAACGCGTGTGGATCACCACGCCCTACCTCGTGCCCGACGAGGCCGTGTTCTCGGCACTGCGCCTCGCGGCGCTGCGCGGTGTGGACGTGCGCATCATGATCCCGAGCCGGCACGACCACTACGTGGTGTTCGAGGCGTCCATGCTGTACGCCTTCGATGCGGTGCGCGCGGGCATCCGCATCTTCCGCTACAAGCCGGGCTTTTTGCACCAGAAGGTCGTGCTGATCGACGACGTGGCTGCGGCCATCGGCAGCGCGAATCTCGACAACCGGTCGTTTCGCCTGAACTTCGAGATCATGGTGCTGACCGTACATCGCGGCTTCGCGGCCGAAGTCGAAGCGATGCTGCTGCGCGACTTCGAACAGACGTTCGAGATCGACCGCAGCGAGTACCGCGACGCGCCCGCGTGGCGCAAGATCACGATGCATCTGGCGCGGCTCTTCGCGCCAATTCTCTAA
- the prmB gene encoding 50S ribosomal protein L3 N(5)-glutamine methyltransferase, with protein sequence MTHPLTATFATVRDLLRYGVSRFSAAQLAFGHGSNNAYDEAAYLILHTLHLPLDLLDPFLDARLTTEEIDKVLGVIERRATDRVPAAYITQEAWMHGLRFYVDERVIVPRSFIGELLADGLQPYVEDPEQVTAVLELCTGSASLAILAAHAFPNADIDAVDLSAPALEVAKRNAHEHDLDERIALFEGDLYAPLPERRYDVIITNPPYVNADSMQALPPEYRHEPEMALAGGADGMDIVRRIIKDARNWLTDNGVLVVEIGNERENVEAAFGGLDLVWLSTSAGDDQVFLIQACDLPV encoded by the coding sequence ATGACCCATCCGCTAACCGCTACCTTTGCCACTGTTCGCGACCTGCTGCGCTACGGCGTCTCGCGCTTTTCGGCCGCGCAACTCGCCTTCGGCCACGGCTCGAACAACGCCTACGACGAAGCCGCGTACCTGATCCTGCATACGCTGCATTTGCCGCTCGACCTGCTCGACCCGTTCCTCGATGCGCGCCTCACGACCGAGGAAATCGACAAGGTGCTAGGCGTGATCGAGCGCCGCGCGACCGATCGCGTGCCCGCCGCCTACATCACGCAGGAAGCGTGGATGCACGGGCTGCGCTTCTACGTGGATGAGCGCGTGATCGTGCCGCGCTCGTTCATTGGCGAGTTGCTCGCAGACGGCCTGCAGCCCTACGTGGAAGATCCCGAACAGGTCACCGCGGTGCTGGAACTGTGCACCGGCTCGGCCAGCCTCGCGATTCTCGCGGCGCACGCGTTCCCGAACGCCGATATCGACGCCGTCGATCTCTCCGCGCCCGCGCTCGAAGTGGCGAAGCGCAACGCGCACGAACACGATCTCGACGAGCGCATCGCCCTCTTCGAAGGCGACCTGTACGCGCCGCTGCCCGAGCGCCGCTACGACGTGATCATCACGAACCCGCCGTACGTGAACGCCGATTCGATGCAGGCGCTGCCGCCCGAGTACCGCCACGAACCGGAAATGGCGCTCGCGGGCGGCGCGGACGGCATGGACATCGTGCGCCGCATCATCAAGGACGCCCGCAACTGGCTCACCGACAACGGCGTGCTGGTGGTCGAGATCGGCAACGAGCGCGAGAACGTGGAAGCGGCGTTCGGCGGCCTCGACCTCGTCTGGCTCTCGACGAGCGCCGGCGACGATCAGGTCTTCCTGATCCAGGCCTGCGACTTGCCGGTCTGA